Proteins encoded within one genomic window of Setaria italica strain Yugu1 chromosome IV, Setaria_italica_v2.0, whole genome shotgun sequence:
- the LOC101761222 gene encoding aquaporin NIP2-2 — MAASTAPSRTNSRVNYSNEIHDLSTVQSGGSAVPTMYYPEKSLADIFPPHLGKKVISEVVATFLLVFVTCGAASIYGEDLKRISQLGQSVAGGLIVTVMIYATGHISGAHMNPAVTLSFACFRHFPWIQVPFYWAAQFTGAMCAAFVLKAVLHPIEVIGTTTPTGPHWHALVIEIVVTFNMMFVTCAVATDSRAVGELAGLAVGSAVCITSIFAGPVSGGSMNPARTLAPAVASNVYTGLWIYFLGPVIGTLSGAWVYTYIRFEEAPAKDAPQRLSSFKLRRMQSQSALAADEFDTV, encoded by the exons ATGGCCGCCTCCACCGCACCGTCGAGGACCAACTCGCGGGTGAACTACTCGAACGAGATCCACGACCTCTCCACCGTGCAGAGCGGCGGCTCCGCCGTCCCCACCATGTACTACCCGGAGAAGTCCCTCGCCGACATCTTCCCGCCGCACCTCGGCAAGAAG GTGATCTCCGAAGTGGTGGCGACGTTCCTGCTGGTGTTCGTGACCTGCGGCGCGGCGTCCATCTACGGCGAGGACCTCAAGCGCATCTCCCAGCTGGGGCAGTCCGTGGCCGGCGGCCTCATCGTCACCGTCATGATCTACGCCACCGGCCACATCTCCGGCGCGCACATGAACCCCGCCGTCACGCTCTCCTTCGCGTGCTTCCGGCATTTCCCCTGGATTCAG GTGCCGTTCTACTGGGCGGCGCAGTTCACGGGAGCGATGTGCGCGGCGTTCGTGCTCAAGGCGGTGCTCCACCCCATCGAGgtgatcggcaccaccacgccgACGGGGCCGCACTGGCACGCGCTCGTCATCGAGATCGTCGTCACCTTCAACATGATGTTCGTCACCTGCGCCGTCGCAACGGACTCCAGGGCG gtggGTGAGTTGGCCGGGTTAGCAGTCGGTTCCGCGGTTTGCATTACGTCCATCTTCGCAGG GCCTGTGTCCGGCGGATCGATGAACCCGGCGAGGAcgctggcgccggcggtggccagCAACGTCTACACGGGCCTCTGGATCTACTTCCTCGGCCCCGTCATCGGCACGCTCTCCGGCGCCTGGGTCTACACCTACATCCGCTTCGAGGAGGCCCCCGCCAAGGACGCGCCCCAGAGGCTCTCCTCCTTCAAGCTCCGCCGCATGCAGAGCCAgtccgccctcgccgccgacgagttCGACACCGTCTAG